A DNA window from Actinokineospora baliensis contains the following coding sequences:
- a CDS encoding ANTAR domain-containing response regulator, whose amino-acid sequence MTDVATEARSTPRRVLVAEDEALIRLDLVEMLREEGYEVAGEAGDGEEAVRLAGELRPDLVILDVKMPRMDGIDAATMIAGERIAPVVMLTAFSQRELVERARDAGAMAYLVKPFAKHDLVPAIELAVSRFAELQALENEVAGLTERLETRKVIERAKGLLMSAQGLSEPEAFRWIQRTAMDRRTTMKAVAEAVVDTIN is encoded by the coding sequence GTGACCGATGTGGCTACCGAGGCCCGGTCGACCCCGCGCAGGGTGCTGGTGGCCGAGGACGAGGCCTTGATCCGGCTCGACCTGGTCGAGATGTTGCGGGAGGAAGGGTACGAGGTCGCGGGGGAGGCCGGGGACGGGGAGGAGGCTGTCCGGTTGGCCGGGGAGTTGCGGCCGGACCTGGTCATCCTGGACGTCAAGATGCCGCGGATGGACGGGATCGATGCGGCGACCATGATCGCGGGGGAGCGGATCGCGCCGGTTGTCATGTTGACGGCGTTCTCGCAGCGGGAGTTGGTGGAGCGGGCGCGTGACGCGGGGGCGATGGCCTACCTGGTCAAGCCGTTCGCCAAGCACGACCTGGTGCCTGCGATCGAACTGGCGGTGAGCCGGTTCGCCGAGTTGCAGGCGTTGGAGAACGAGGTCGCGGGGCTGACCGAGCGGTTGGAGACGCGCAAGGTCATCGAGCGGGCCAAGGGGCTGCTGATGTCCGCGCAGGGCTTGTCGGAGCCCGAGGCCTTCCGGTGGATCCAGCGGACCGCGATGGACCGGCGCACCACCATGAAGGCCGTCGCCGAAGCCGTGGTGGACACGATCAACTAG
- a CDS encoding fibronectin type III domain-containing protein: protein MRTRNRVLAWGSAVVFIGAAVLVLRAPQPPPEPGPAPIGPPERVSRYAADDVVLPDPGAPPDTPRDVQVRPSPGRLVVSWAAAERATGYRVHWSGPDQPDGIRLVATRDTQLDGLRDGREYRIEVRAVDGFGRLSAPQVAMGNPGPGETSWRSGLSGLLDDFPDDSSLRADTVGSLWHLSGYRGCVDLGARAVGEVGLPIDLGCGADEAVLRARRPLVLDEVVLGESTADGVLGRVAVVTDAAGPGGRLTVDLVPGPADRVGALDGAGVVPPGTVRAVVDDSGAYVGERGAFVAAPGPRGAGALHLFEVRVTGAGVELSQDGRVVASSPVVPSWRSAWVLIGVRGPEGRRARVHLASAGFTGTAAPVPQVVETPVNLATRQVLDPSVSAPSAGILRRPLVNALSARMVVTMAVSAGMDVNRVQVQLGTALLPAPPVVPTPPIEPGSVLTVAAEIPQSLLGGNASDSLSPLVVRAPGAGPGALVQESYLELVPGPVATVRTTTQPARTDRQRPTVDALPAARLTFGDSAGRPLPSPVVPAQGRLVLTVALSGAAAQWDTGGLEGVAGFQVWVDGRMTASLPTGGAPGGQYAIPVGLTGRAVGEHTVEVRVIGMSGTRGSVLSQFTVA from the coding sequence GTGCGCACGCGAAACCGGGTTCTGGCCTGGGGTTCCGCCGTCGTGTTCATCGGTGCCGCGGTGCTCGTGCTGCGCGCCCCGCAACCGCCGCCAGAGCCGGGACCAGCGCCGATCGGGCCACCGGAACGGGTGAGCCGCTACGCCGCCGATGACGTGGTGCTCCCGGATCCCGGCGCGCCCCCGGACACTCCGCGTGACGTCCAGGTGCGGCCGTCCCCCGGTCGACTGGTCGTGTCCTGGGCGGCGGCGGAACGGGCCACCGGCTACCGGGTGCACTGGAGCGGACCGGACCAACCGGACGGGATCCGGCTGGTGGCAACCCGTGACACGCAGCTGGACGGGCTGCGCGATGGCCGGGAATACCGGATCGAGGTACGCGCGGTCGACGGGTTCGGGCGGCTTTCGGCGCCACAAGTGGCAATGGGGAATCCCGGACCGGGTGAAACGTCGTGGCGGAGCGGGTTGAGCGGGCTGCTCGACGATTTTCCCGACGATTCCAGCCTGCGCGCCGACACGGTCGGGTCACTGTGGCACCTGTCCGGTTACCGCGGGTGCGTGGACCTGGGCGCGCGGGCGGTCGGCGAGGTGGGGCTGCCGATCGACCTGGGGTGCGGCGCGGACGAGGCGGTGCTGCGGGCGCGGCGCCCCTTGGTGCTGGACGAGGTGGTGCTCGGCGAGTCCACAGCGGACGGTGTGCTGGGGCGGGTCGCGGTGGTGACCGACGCGGCGGGGCCGGGTGGGCGGCTCACGGTGGACCTGGTGCCTGGGCCCGCGGACCGGGTGGGCGCGCTGGACGGGGCGGGGGTGGTGCCGCCGGGCACGGTGCGGGCGGTGGTCGACGACTCCGGGGCTTACGTGGGTGAGCGCGGCGCTTTCGTGGCGGCGCCCGGTCCGCGTGGTGCCGGGGCGTTGCACCTGTTCGAGGTGCGGGTGACCGGTGCCGGGGTGGAACTGTCGCAGGACGGCAGGGTCGTCGCGTCGTCGCCGGTGGTGCCGTCGTGGCGGTCGGCGTGGGTGCTGATCGGGGTGCGTGGGCCCGAAGGGCGGCGTGCCCGCGTGCACCTCGCGTCGGCGGGGTTCACCGGAACCGCCGCGCCGGTGCCGCAGGTGGTGGAGACACCGGTGAACTTGGCCACACGCCAGGTCTTGGACCCGTCGGTGTCGGCCCCATCCGCGGGCATCTTGCGCCGCCCGCTGGTGAACGCGTTGTCGGCGCGGATGGTCGTGACGATGGCGGTGTCCGCGGGGATGGATGTCAACCGTGTTCAAGTGCAGTTGGGTACAGCTCTATTGCCCGCGCCGCCCGTGGTACCAACTCCGCCTATAGAGCCCGGTTCCGTGCTGACCGTGGCTGCGGAGATACCGCAGTCGTTGTTGGGCGGTAACGCGTCTGACTCGTTGAGCCCGTTGGTGGTCCGCGCACCTGGGGCTGGACCGGGGGCCTTAGTGCAAGAGAGCTACTTGGAGCTGGTACCCGGTCCTGTCGCGACCGTGCGGACGACGACGCAACCCGCGCGGACCGACCGCCAACGCCCAACGGTCGACGCACTTCCCGCGGCCCGACTCACCTTCGGCGACTCCGCGGGACGCCCACTCCCGTCCCCCGTGGTGCCCGCCCAAGGGCGGCTCGTGTTGACGGTGGCGCTCAGCGGGGCGGCGGCGCAGTGGGACACGGGCGGCCTCGAAGGCGTCGCCGGGTTCCAGGTGTGGGTGGACGGGCGGATGACGGCGAGCCTGCCCACCGGCGGGGCGCCGGGCGGGCAGTACGCGATCCCGGTCGGGCTGACCGGGCGGGCCGTCGGCGAGCACACCGTGGAGGTGCGGGTGATCGGGATGAGCGGCACCCGGGGGTCCGTGCTCAGCCAGTTCACCGTGGCCTAG